The Streptomyces sp. NBC_01268 genome window below encodes:
- the nusB gene encoding transcription antitermination factor NusB, which yields MAARSKARRRAFQILFEADQRGTSVQEVLADQVRLARSEEHQPPVNEFTMQLVEGYASYVARIDELIATYAVDWDLDRMPAADRNIVRLGAYELIWEDGTPDAVAIDEAVQLAKEFSTDESPTFVNGLLGRFKDLKPRLRRDEDA from the coding sequence GTGGCCGCCCGGAGCAAGGCCCGCAGGCGGGCTTTCCAGATCCTGTTCGAGGCCGACCAGCGCGGTACCTCGGTCCAGGAGGTCCTCGCGGACCAGGTCCGTCTCGCCCGGTCGGAGGAGCACCAGCCGCCGGTCAATGAGTTCACCATGCAGCTGGTCGAGGGGTACGCGTCCTACGTGGCGCGCATCGACGAGCTCATCGCGACCTACGCGGTGGACTGGGACCTCGACCGGATGCCCGCCGCCGACCGGAACATCGTGCGCCTCGGCGCGTACGAGCTGATCTGGGAGGACGGCACGCCCGACGCGGTGGCGATCGACGAGGCCGTGCAGCTCGCCAAGGAGTTCTCCACGGACGAGTCGCCGACCTTCGTCAACGGTCTCCTCGGCCGCTTCAAGGACCTGAAGCCCCGCCTGCGCCGGGACGAGGACGCCTAG
- the pyrR gene encoding bifunctional pyr operon transcriptional regulator/uracil phosphoribosyltransferase PyrR, which translates to MDAQQQQTDARPVLEAPDIARVLTRIAHEIVERAKGADDVVLLGIPTRGVYLARRLAEKLESITGAKVPVGSLDITMYRDDLRMKPARALGRTEIPGDGIDGRLVVLVDDVLFSGRTIRAALDALGDIGRPRAVQLAVLVDRGHRELPIRADYVGKNLPTSLRETVKVQLAEEDGRDTVLLGSKPAS; encoded by the coding sequence ATGGACGCACAGCAGCAGCAGACCGATGCCCGGCCCGTTCTCGAGGCCCCGGACATCGCGCGGGTCCTGACCCGCATCGCCCACGAGATCGTCGAGCGCGCCAAGGGTGCCGACGACGTGGTCCTCCTCGGCATCCCGACCCGCGGTGTCTACCTCGCCCGCCGGCTCGCCGAGAAGCTGGAATCGATCACCGGCGCCAAGGTCCCGGTCGGTTCCCTCGACATCACGATGTACCGCGACGACCTGCGGATGAAGCCGGCGCGCGCCCTCGGCCGCACCGAGATCCCGGGTGACGGCATCGACGGCCGCCTGGTCGTCCTCGTCGACGACGTGCTCTTCTCCGGACGCACCATCCGCGCCGCCCTCGACGCCCTCGGCGACATCGGCCGCCCCCGCGCGGTCCAGCTCGCCGTCCTCGTCGACCGCGGCCACCGCGAGCTCCCGATCCGCGCCGACTACGTCGGCAAGAACCTCCCCACGTCGCTGCGGGAGACGGTCAAGGTCCAGCTCGCCGAGGAGGACGGTCGCGACACCGTGCTGCTCGGCAGCAAGCCCGCCTCCTAG
- the aroB gene encoding 3-dehydroquinate synthase, with protein sequence MTHQEVTRIQVGGSAGTDPYEVLVGRQLLGELPALIGPGAKRVAVIHPEALAETGEALRGDLADQGYEAVAIQVPNAEEAKTAEVAAYCWKALGQTGFTRSDIIVGVGGGATTDLAGFVAATWLRGVRWIAVPTTVLAMVDAAVGGKTGINTAEGKNLVGAFHPPAGVLCDLAALDSLPVHDYVSGLAEIIKAGFIADPVILDLIEGDPEAARTPAGPHTAELIVRSIQVKAEVVSGDLKEAGRREILNYGHTLAHAIEKNERYKWRHGAAVSVGMVFAAELGRLAGRLDDATADRHRAVLESVGLPLTYRGDQWPKLLETMKVDKKSRGDLLRFIVLDGIGKPTVLEGPDPAVLIAAYGEVSA encoded by the coding sequence ATGACGCACCAGGAAGTGACCCGTATCCAGGTCGGCGGCTCGGCGGGCACCGATCCGTACGAGGTGCTGGTCGGCCGTCAGCTGCTCGGCGAGCTCCCCGCCCTCATCGGCCCCGGCGCCAAGCGGGTGGCCGTGATCCACCCCGAGGCCCTCGCCGAGACCGGCGAGGCGCTGCGCGGCGACCTCGCGGACCAGGGCTACGAGGCCGTCGCCATCCAGGTGCCCAACGCCGAGGAGGCGAAGACCGCCGAGGTCGCCGCCTACTGCTGGAAGGCGCTCGGCCAGACCGGCTTCACCCGCAGCGACATCATCGTGGGCGTCGGCGGCGGCGCCACCACGGACCTGGCCGGCTTCGTCGCCGCGACCTGGCTGCGGGGCGTGCGCTGGATCGCCGTGCCGACCACCGTGCTCGCCATGGTCGACGCGGCCGTCGGCGGCAAGACCGGCATCAACACCGCCGAGGGCAAGAACCTCGTCGGCGCCTTCCACCCGCCGGCCGGCGTGCTCTGCGACCTCGCCGCGCTGGACTCGCTGCCGGTGCACGACTACGTCAGCGGACTCGCCGAGATCATCAAGGCCGGCTTCATCGCCGACCCGGTCATCCTCGACCTCATCGAGGGGGACCCGGAGGCCGCCCGCACCCCCGCGGGACCGCACACCGCCGAGCTCATCGTGCGGTCGATCCAGGTCAAGGCCGAGGTCGTCTCCGGTGACCTCAAGGAGGCCGGCCGCCGCGAGATCCTCAACTACGGGCACACCCTCGCCCACGCGATCGAGAAGAACGAGCGGTACAAGTGGCGCCACGGCGCCGCCGTCTCCGTCGGCATGGTCTTCGCCGCCGAGCTCGGCCGGCTCGCCGGCCGCCTCGACGACGCCACCGCCGACCGGCACCGCGCCGTCCTGGAGTCGGTCGGACTGCCGCTCACCTACCGCGGCGACCAGTGGCCCAAGCTGCTGGAGACCATGAAGGTCGACAAGAAGTCCCGTGGCGACCTGCTGCGCTTCATCGTCCTCGACGGCATCGGCAAGCCGACCGTCCTGGAGGGCCCCGACCCGGCCGTCCTGATCGCGGCCTACGGCGAGGTGTCCGCGTGA
- the bldD gene encoding transcriptional regulator BldD, protein MSSEYAKQLGAKLRAIRTQQGLSLHGVEEKSQGRWKAVVVGSYERGDRAVTVQRLAELADFYGVPVQELLPGTTPGGAAEPPPKLVLDLERLAHVPAEKAGPLQRYAATIQSQRGDYNGKVLSIRQDDLRTLAVIYDQSPSVLTEQLISWGVLDADARRAVAHEEN, encoded by the coding sequence ATGTCCAGCGAATACGCAAAGCAGCTCGGGGCCAAACTCCGTGCGATCCGCACCCAGCAGGGCCTTTCCCTCCACGGTGTGGAGGAGAAGTCCCAGGGCCGCTGGAAGGCGGTCGTGGTCGGTTCTTACGAGCGTGGTGACCGCGCCGTGACCGTACAGCGTCTGGCCGAGCTGGCGGACTTCTACGGGGTCCCGGTGCAGGAGCTGCTGCCGGGCACCACGCCGGGCGGGGCCGCCGAGCCGCCGCCGAAGCTGGTCCTGGACCTGGAGCGCCTTGCCCACGTCCCCGCCGAGAAGGCCGGCCCGCTCCAGCGCTACGCGGCGACCATCCAGTCGCAGCGCGGCGACTACAACGGCAAGGTGCTGTCGATCCGCCAGGACGACCTGCGCACCCTCGCCGTCATCTACGACCAGTCCCCCTCGGTCCTCACCGAGCAGCTGATCAGCTGGGGCGTCCTGGACGCGGACGCGCGCCGCGCCGTCGCCCACGAGGAGAACTGA
- a CDS encoding AAA family ATPase — protein MQHGMGAPSPPHQPADPSAWAHGPQAHAPGAAQGAPPPVPPAPPQHYPYPSTQAAPPPGPPQGPPPAPGWTSAPVTAHVAMPPAVTGTGAATLAVLLIGPAGAGKTTVARHWARRRHVPTAHISLDDVREWVCSGFADPQAGWNENSEAQYRLARRTCGFAARNFLANGISCILDDAVFPDWPVVGLGGWKRHVGPGLLPVVLLPGLDIVLERNAERSGNRRLSDEEVAAIHGRMAGWYGSGLPIIDNSTYDVETTARVLDDVLARAIANPQPG, from the coding sequence ATGCAGCACGGAATGGGGGCTCCGTCGCCACCGCACCAGCCCGCCGACCCCTCAGCCTGGGCGCACGGCCCGCAGGCCCACGCGCCCGGAGCCGCCCAGGGCGCGCCGCCTCCCGTCCCGCCCGCCCCGCCGCAGCACTACCCCTACCCCTCGACGCAGGCGGCGCCGCCGCCCGGACCGCCGCAGGGCCCGCCGCCCGCGCCCGGCTGGACGAGCGCCCCCGTCACCGCCCACGTGGCGATGCCGCCGGCGGTGACCGGCACCGGGGCCGCCACCCTCGCCGTGCTGCTCATCGGCCCGGCCGGAGCCGGAAAGACCACCGTCGCCCGTCACTGGGCACGGCGGCGGCACGTCCCGACCGCCCACATCAGCCTCGACGACGTGCGCGAATGGGTCTGTTCCGGCTTCGCCGACCCGCAGGCCGGGTGGAACGAGAACTCCGAGGCCCAGTACCGCCTCGCCCGCCGCACCTGCGGCTTCGCCGCCCGCAACTTCCTCGCCAACGGCATCTCGTGCATCCTCGACGACGCGGTCTTCCCCGACTGGCCCGTCGTCGGCCTCGGCGGCTGGAAGCGCCACGTCGGCCCCGGACTGCTCCCCGTCGTCCTGCTTCCCGGCCTCGACATCGTCCTGGAGCGCAACGCCGAGCGCAGCGGCAACCGGCGTCTCTCGGACGAGGAGGTCGCCGCCATCCACGGCCGGATGGCCGGCTGGTACGGCTCCGGCCTGCCGATCATCGACAACTCCACGTACGACGTGGAGACCACCGCCCGCGTCCTCGACGACGTCCTGGCCCGCGCGATAGCCAACCCCCAGCCGGGCTGA
- the efp gene encoding elongation factor P gives MASTNDLKNGMVLKLDGGQLWSVVEFQHVKPGKGPAFVRTKLKHVLSGKVVDKTFNAGTKVDTATIDRRDMQFSYMDGEYFVFMDMETYDQLHIDRKNVGSAANFLIEGFTASVAQHEGEVLYVELPAAVELVIKETEPGVQGDRSTGGTKPAILETGHQIQVPLFITTGEKVKVDTRSSDYLGRVNS, from the coding sequence GTGGCTTCCACGAACGACCTCAAGAACGGCATGGTGCTCAAGCTCGACGGGGGCCAGCTCTGGTCCGTCGTCGAGTTCCAGCACGTCAAGCCCGGCAAGGGCCCCGCCTTCGTGCGCACCAAGCTCAAGCACGTGCTCTCCGGCAAGGTCGTCGACAAGACCTTCAACGCTGGTACGAAGGTCGACACCGCCACCATCGACCGCCGTGACATGCAGTTCTCCTACATGGACGGCGAGTACTTCGTCTTCATGGACATGGAGACCTACGACCAGCTGCACATCGACCGGAAGAACGTCGGCTCCGCCGCCAACTTCCTGATCGAGGGCTTCACCGCCTCGGTCGCGCAGCACGAGGGCGAGGTGCTCTACGTGGAGCTGCCGGCCGCCGTCGAGCTCGTGATCAAGGAGACCGAGCCGGGCGTCCAGGGCGACCGCTCCACCGGTGGCACCAAGCCCGCCATCCTGGAGACCGGCCACCAGATCCAGGTCCCGCTCTTCATCACCACCGGTGAGAAGGTCAAGGTCGACACCCGCTCCAGCGACTACCTCGGCCGGGTGAACAGCTAA
- a CDS encoding dihydroorotase — MSKILIRGAKVLGGEAQDVLIDGETIAEVGTGLSAEGAQVIEAEGQILLPGLVDLHTHLREPGREDSETVLTGTRAAATGGYTAVFAMANTHPVADTAGVVEQVYRLGREHGYCDVQPIGAVTVGLEGKKLAELGAMHDSAAGVTVFSDDGKCVDDAVIMRRALEYVKAFGGVVAQHAQEPRLTEGAQMNEGIVSAELGLGGWPAVAEESIIARDVLLAEHVGSRVHICHLSTAGSVEIVRWAKSRGIDVTAEVTPHHLLLTDELVRTYNPVYKVNPPLRTERDVMALREALADGTIDIVATDHAPHPHEDKDCEWAAAAMGMVGLETALSVVQQTMVETGLLDWAGVADRMSVQPARIGQAKEHGRPVSAGEPANLTLVDPAYRGVVDPADFASRSRNTPYEGRELPGRVTHTFLRGRATLVDGKLA; from the coding sequence ATGAGCAAGATCCTTATCCGTGGTGCGAAGGTGCTCGGCGGCGAGGCCCAGGACGTCCTGATCGACGGCGAGACCATCGCCGAGGTCGGTACGGGCCTGTCGGCCGAGGGCGCCCAGGTGATCGAGGCCGAGGGCCAGATCCTGCTGCCGGGTCTCGTCGACCTGCACACCCACCTGCGCGAGCCGGGCCGCGAGGACTCCGAGACCGTCCTCACCGGCACCCGGGCCGCCGCCACCGGCGGCTACACGGCCGTCTTCGCCATGGCCAACACCCACCCGGTCGCCGACACCGCCGGCGTCGTCGAGCAGGTCTACCGCCTCGGCCGCGAGCACGGCTACTGCGACGTGCAGCCCATCGGCGCCGTCACCGTCGGCCTGGAGGGCAAGAAGCTGGCCGAGCTCGGCGCCATGCACGACTCCGCCGCCGGCGTCACCGTCTTCTCCGACGACGGCAAGTGCGTCGACGACGCCGTGATCATGCGCCGCGCCCTGGAGTACGTGAAGGCCTTCGGCGGCGTCGTCGCCCAGCACGCCCAGGAGCCCCGCCTCACCGAGGGCGCCCAGATGAACGAGGGCATCGTCTCCGCCGAGCTCGGTCTGGGCGGCTGGCCGGCCGTCGCCGAGGAGTCGATCATCGCCCGCGACGTCCTGCTCGCCGAGCACGTCGGCTCCCGCGTCCACATCTGCCACCTCTCCACGGCCGGCTCCGTCGAGATCGTCCGCTGGGCCAAGTCCCGCGGCATCGACGTCACCGCCGAGGTCACCCCCCACCACCTCCTCCTCACGGACGAGCTCGTCCGGACGTACAACCCGGTCTACAAGGTGAACCCGCCGCTGCGCACCGAGCGGGACGTCATGGCGCTGCGCGAGGCCCTCGCCGACGGCACGATCGACATCGTCGCCACCGACCACGCCCCGCACCCGCACGAGGACAAGGACTGCGAGTGGGCCGCCGCCGCCATGGGCATGGTCGGCCTGGAGACCGCCCTGTCCGTCGTCCAGCAGACGATGGTGGAGACCGGACTGCTCGACTGGGCCGGCGTCGCCGACCGGATGTCCGTCCAGCCGGCCCGGATCGGACAGGCCAAGGAGCACGGCCGCCCCGTCTCGGCAGGTGAGCCCGCCAACCTGACCCTGGTCGATCCGGCTTACCGTGGTGTCGTGGACCCCGCCGACTTCGCCTCCCGCAGCCGCAACACCCCCTACGAGGGCCGCGAGCTGCCGGGGCGCGTCACCCACACGTTCCTGCGGGGCCGGGCAACGCTCGTCGACGGGAAGCTGGCGTGA
- a CDS encoding aspartate carbamoyltransferase catalytic subunit — protein sequence MMRHLISAADLTRDDAVLILDTAEEMARVADRPIRKLPTLRGRTICNLFFEDSTRTRISFEAAEKRLSADVINFAAKGSSVSKGESLKDTAQTLEAMGVDAVVIRHGASGAPYRLATSGWIDAPVINAGDGTHQHPTQALLDAFTMRRRLVGRDTGLGKDLNGRRITLVGDVLHSRVARSNVDLLHTLGAEVTLVAPPTLVPVGVETWPCEVSYDLDSVLPKSDAVMMLRVQRERMNAAFFPTEREYSRRYGLNGERMAKMPEHAIVMHPGPMVRGMEITAEVADSDRCTVVEQVANGVSVRMAVLYLLLGGSEPAAPAAPATPRTEEN from the coding sequence ATGATGCGTCACCTCATCTCGGCCGCCGACCTCACCCGCGACGACGCCGTCCTCATCCTCGACACCGCCGAGGAGATGGCCCGGGTGGCCGACCGGCCCATCAGGAAGCTGCCGACCCTGCGCGGCCGCACGATCTGCAACCTCTTCTTCGAGGACTCCACCCGCACCCGGATCTCCTTCGAGGCCGCCGAGAAGCGCCTCTCCGCCGATGTGATCAACTTCGCGGCCAAGGGCTCCAGCGTCTCCAAGGGCGAGTCCCTCAAGGACACCGCGCAGACCCTGGAGGCGATGGGCGTCGACGCCGTCGTCATCCGGCACGGCGCGTCCGGCGCCCCGTACCGCCTGGCCACCTCCGGCTGGATCGACGCCCCCGTCATCAACGCGGGCGACGGCACCCACCAGCACCCCACCCAGGCCCTGCTGGACGCCTTCACCATGCGCCGCCGCCTGGTCGGCCGCGACACCGGCCTCGGCAAGGACCTGAACGGCAGGCGCATCACGCTCGTCGGCGACGTCCTGCACAGCCGGGTCGCCCGCTCCAACGTCGACCTCCTGCACACCCTCGGCGCCGAGGTCACCCTGGTGGCCCCGCCCACCCTGGTCCCCGTCGGCGTGGAGACCTGGCCCTGCGAGGTCTCGTACGACCTCGACAGCGTGCTGCCGAAGTCCGACGCGGTGATGATGCTGCGTGTGCAGCGCGAGCGGATGAACGCCGCCTTCTTCCCGACCGAGCGCGAGTACTCGCGCCGGTACGGGCTGAACGGCGAGCGGATGGCCAAGATGCCCGAGCACGCCATCGTCATGCACCCCGGGCCCATGGTCCGCGGCATGGAGATCACCGCCGAGGTCGCCGACTCGGACCGCTGCACGGTCGTCGAGCAGGTCGCCAACGGGGTCTCCGTCCGCATGGCCGTGCTCTACCTGCTGCTCGGCGGCTCCGAGCCCGCCGCCCCCGCCGCCCCCGCCACCCCCCGCACCGAGGAGAACTGA
- a CDS encoding shikimate kinase: MTGGPLVVLVGPMGSGKSTVGALLAERLGAAYRDTDADIVATEGREISDIFVEDGEDHFRALERAAVRTAVTEHEGILALGGGAVLDAGTRALLAELPVAYLSMDVEEAVRRVGLGAARPLLAVNPRRQWRELMDARRPLYTEVASVVVATDDRTPEEVADAVLDALDLKKET; this comes from the coding sequence GTGACCGGCGGCCCCCTGGTCGTCCTCGTCGGCCCGATGGGCTCCGGCAAGTCCACGGTGGGCGCGCTCCTCGCCGAACGGCTCGGCGCCGCCTACCGCGACACCGACGCCGACATCGTCGCCACCGAGGGACGCGAGATCTCCGACATCTTCGTCGAGGACGGCGAGGACCACTTCCGCGCCCTGGAGCGCGCGGCCGTGCGCACGGCCGTCACCGAGCACGAGGGCATCCTCGCGCTCGGCGGGGGTGCCGTGCTCGACGCGGGCACCCGCGCCCTGCTGGCCGAGCTGCCCGTCGCGTACCTCTCGATGGACGTCGAGGAAGCGGTCCGCCGCGTCGGGCTCGGCGCCGCGCGACCGCTGCTCGCCGTCAACCCGCGCCGCCAGTGGCGCGAGCTGATGGACGCCCGCCGCCCCCTCTACACCGAAGTCGCCAGTGTCGTCGTCGCCACCGACGACCGCACACCCGAAGAGGTCGCGGACGCGGTCCTCGACGCTCTGGACCTGAAGAAGGAGACATGA
- a CDS encoding aminopeptidase P family protein — translation MSEVYADRRVRLRDRYAAAGSSAALVSRPANVRYLTGGSPAGAVLLLGPEDDVLLCPTAPGADPADGRLDELLRQLLLPTGSGDPAVAAVDFARKAGADALAVEEHHLTVARHRAMGSAAPGLRLADLSSGVEQLRIVKDEDEIACLRIAAEIADQALGELLESILVGRTERHLALELERRLVDHGADGPAFRTSVATGPHSGRAGHRPTDRRVEEGDFLSVCLGANYRGYRCEIGRTFVIGTTPADWQIELYDLVFAAQRAGREALAPGAEYRDVDRAARQILVAAGHGDASAPLTGHGVGLEIDEDPQLAPAAMGKLDACVPVTVEPGVHLPGRGGVRIDDTLVVRQEADGGPELLTITTKELLAL, via the coding sequence ATGTCAGAGGTGTATGCGGACCGCCGGGTGCGGCTGCGCGACCGGTATGCGGCCGCGGGCAGCTCGGCGGCCCTGGTCTCCCGTCCCGCCAACGTCCGCTATCTCACCGGCGGTTCACCCGCCGGGGCCGTGCTGCTGCTCGGTCCCGAGGACGACGTGCTGCTCTGCCCCACCGCCCCGGGCGCCGATCCGGCCGACGGGCGGCTCGACGAGCTGCTGCGCCAGCTGCTGCTGCCCACCGGCAGCGGCGATCCGGCCGTCGCGGCCGTCGACTTCGCCCGCAAGGCCGGGGCGGACGCCCTCGCCGTCGAGGAGCACCACCTGACCGTCGCCCGGCACCGGGCCATGGGCTCCGCCGCCCCCGGACTGCGCCTCGCCGACCTGTCGAGCGGTGTCGAACAGCTGCGGATCGTCAAGGACGAGGACGAGATCGCCTGTCTGCGGATCGCCGCCGAGATCGCCGACCAGGCCCTCGGCGAGCTCCTCGAATCGATCCTGGTCGGCAGGACCGAGCGGCACCTCGCCCTGGAACTGGAGCGGCGTCTCGTCGACCACGGCGCCGACGGCCCCGCCTTCCGCACCTCCGTGGCCACCGGGCCGCACTCCGGGCGGGCCGGGCACCGGCCCACCGACCGGCGGGTCGAGGAGGGTGACTTCCTCTCCGTCTGCCTCGGCGCCAACTACCGCGGCTACCGCTGCGAGATCGGCCGCACCTTCGTCATCGGGACCACTCCCGCCGACTGGCAGATCGAGCTGTACGACCTCGTCTTCGCCGCTCAGCGGGCCGGCCGGGAGGCGCTCGCACCCGGTGCCGAGTACCGCGACGTCGACCGCGCGGCCCGGCAGATTCTCGTCGCGGCGGGCCACGGAGACGCCAGCGCACCCCTCACCGGGCACGGGGTGGGCCTGGAAATCGACGAGGACCCGCAGCTCGCACCCGCAGCCATGGGTAAACTGGACGCTTGTGTGCCGGTCACCGTCGAACCGGGGGTCCACCTCCCGGGCCGGGGCGGGGTCCGGATCGATGACACGCTCGTCGTACGCCAGGAGGCGGACGGCGGACCCGAGCTACTCACCATCACGACCAAGGAGCTGCTCGCGCTGTAG
- the aroQ gene encoding type II 3-dehydroquinate dehydratase, producing MSEPRRVLVLNGPNLGRLGSREPDIYGATSYKGLVDSCRTLGEELGFDVEVRETNDEGEMIRWLHEAADGSLPVVLNPGAFTHYSYGMRDAAAQRTAPLIEVHISNPYTREEFRHTSVVAAVATGTIAGFGIGSYRLALRALAEELTA from the coding sequence GTGAGCGAGCCGCGCCGGGTCCTCGTCCTCAACGGCCCGAACCTGGGGCGGCTCGGCTCCCGCGAGCCCGACATCTACGGCGCCACCTCCTACAAGGGGCTCGTCGACTCCTGCCGGACCCTCGGCGAGGAGCTGGGCTTCGACGTCGAGGTGCGCGAGACCAACGACGAGGGCGAGATGATCCGCTGGCTGCACGAGGCCGCGGACGGCTCGCTGCCGGTCGTGCTCAACCCCGGCGCGTTCACGCACTACTCGTACGGCATGCGCGACGCGGCCGCCCAGCGCACCGCGCCGCTCATCGAGGTGCACATCTCCAACCCGTACACGCGCGAGGAGTTCCGGCACACCTCGGTCGTCGCGGCCGTGGCGACCGGCACGATCGCCGGCTTCGGGATCGGCTCCTACCGGCTCGCCCTGCGCGCGCTCGCGGAGGAACTGACCGCCTGA